Proteins from a genomic interval of Ramlibacter algicola:
- a CDS encoding STAS domain-containing protein, translating into MNKIPILRMGDTLLVTIQVDMEDQTALALQDDLAAKISTTGAHGVLIDISALEIVDSFVGRMLAGISGIARILDATTVVVGMQPAVAITLVELGLSLEGVRTALDVERGMALLAKARRERVLGR; encoded by the coding sequence ATGAACAAAATCCCGATCCTCCGCATGGGGGACACCCTCCTGGTGACGATCCAGGTGGACATGGAAGACCAGACGGCGCTCGCGCTGCAGGACGACCTGGCCGCCAAGATCTCCACCACCGGCGCGCACGGCGTGCTGATCGACATCTCCGCGCTGGAAATCGTCGACTCGTTCGTCGGCCGCATGCTGGCCGGCATCTCGGGCATCGCCCGCATCCTGGACGCCACCACCGTCGTCGTCGGCATGCAGCCAGCGGTGGCGATCACGCTGGTGGAGCTCGGCCTCTCCCTGGAAGGCGTGCGCACCGCGCTCGACGTCGAGCGCGGCATGGCCCTGCTGGCCAAGGCGCGCCGGGAGCGTGTCCTTGGCCGCTGA
- a CDS encoding ATP-binding SpoIIE family protein phosphatase, with protein sequence MEVIRSSHHSAFPMEDISRVGEARRHAVTLAMRAGFDEVKTGQLAIVVTELGTNLIRHAQRGTLLLAVREQAGEVEAISIDHGPGMADIARSMGDGFSTGGSLGAGLGTVRRMARDFDLHSSVPGGTVIVARLAREAGPKAAGALEVGAVSVPKTGELVCGDAWAAAMADPSATLAVVDGLGHGFDAAEASAAAIDVFAAEAARDVTQMLEKMHLRLRSTRGAAVTLLRADASTSRLRSCGAGNVSVRVVSGAYDRSMLMQHGTAGLQMRRPEPIEQDWPQHAMIIVHSDGIGTRWAPEVVLPVLGRDPTLAAALLFRDHSRGRDDATVAVLRRRM encoded by the coding sequence ATGGAAGTGATCCGCAGCTCGCACCATTCGGCGTTCCCGATGGAGGACATCTCGCGGGTCGGCGAAGCGCGCCGGCACGCGGTCACGCTGGCCATGCGGGCCGGCTTCGACGAGGTCAAGACGGGCCAGCTGGCCATCGTGGTCACGGAGCTCGGCACCAACCTCATCCGCCACGCGCAGCGCGGCACGCTGCTGCTGGCCGTGCGCGAGCAGGCCGGCGAAGTGGAGGCGATCTCCATCGACCACGGCCCCGGGATGGCCGACATCGCGCGCAGCATGGGCGACGGCTTTTCGACCGGTGGGTCGCTGGGTGCCGGCCTCGGCACCGTGCGCCGCATGGCGCGCGACTTCGACCTGCATTCGTCCGTGCCGGGCGGCACGGTCATCGTGGCACGCCTGGCGCGCGAGGCTGGCCCCAAGGCGGCGGGAGCGCTCGAAGTCGGCGCCGTCTCGGTTCCCAAGACCGGCGAGCTGGTGTGCGGCGACGCCTGGGCCGCGGCGATGGCCGACCCTTCCGCCACGTTGGCGGTGGTCGACGGCCTGGGCCATGGCTTCGACGCGGCCGAAGCGTCGGCTGCCGCCATCGACGTGTTCGCGGCCGAGGCGGCGCGCGACGTGACGCAGATGCTGGAGAAGATGCACCTCCGCCTGCGCAGCACGCGCGGCGCGGCGGTGACGCTGCTGCGCGCCGATGCGTCCACGTCGCGCCTGCGCTCGTGCGGCGCGGGCAACGTGTCGGTGCGCGTGGTGTCCGGTGCCTACGACCGCAGCATGCTGATGCAGCACGGCACCGCCGGGCTGCAGATGCGCCGGCCCGAACCGATCGAGCAGGACTGGCCGCAGCACGCGATGATCATCGTGCACTCCGACGGCATCGGCACGCGCTGGGCGCCGGAGGTGGTGCTGCCGGTGCTCGGGCGCGACCCGACGCTCGCCGCGGCGCTGCTGTTCCGCGACCACTCGCGCGGCCGCGACGACGCGACCGTCGCCGTCCTGCGGCGCAGAATGTGA
- a CDS encoding STAS domain-containing protein — MARENEALAALLAQASDQVMKDWLQQAGAQSGGSLQSMQSEAGELLRAVRSGLQAGGSTESLDGPAWADLRGALEALSRSRVAQGQTAGDTSAFVLAFKRPLFMGMQRVHANDPQLAMAAMWSSSLLVDNMAQWTVTTYQRTREEIIRRQQQELLELSTPVIKLWDGVLAVPMIGTLDSQRTQLVMEALLERIVETGAELAIIDITGVPTVDTLVAQHLLKTVSAIRLMGAECIISGIRPQIAQTIVHLGIDLQGIASKSSLADALAMALAQTGYRITRDGVTERRALAS; from the coding sequence ATGGCCCGAGAGAACGAGGCACTGGCGGCCCTGCTGGCGCAGGCGAGCGACCAGGTGATGAAAGACTGGCTGCAACAGGCCGGCGCGCAATCGGGCGGCAGCCTGCAATCCATGCAATCCGAAGCCGGGGAGCTCTTGCGCGCGGTGCGCTCGGGGCTGCAGGCCGGCGGATCGACCGAATCCCTGGACGGCCCCGCCTGGGCCGACCTCCGCGGCGCGCTCGAGGCGCTGTCCCGCTCGCGCGTGGCGCAGGGCCAGACGGCCGGCGACACCAGCGCGTTCGTGCTGGCGTTCAAGCGCCCGCTCTTCATGGGCATGCAGCGCGTGCATGCCAACGACCCGCAGCTGGCGATGGCCGCGATGTGGTCGTCGTCCCTGCTCGTGGACAACATGGCGCAGTGGACGGTGACGACCTACCAGCGCACGCGCGAGGAGATCATCCGCCGCCAGCAGCAGGAACTGCTGGAGCTGTCCACCCCGGTGATCAAGCTGTGGGACGGCGTGCTCGCCGTGCCGATGATCGGCACGCTCGATTCGCAGCGCACCCAGCTCGTGATGGAAGCGCTGCTGGAGCGCATCGTCGAGACCGGCGCCGAGCTGGCCATCATCGACATCACCGGCGTGCCGACCGTCGACACCCTGGTCGCGCAGCACCTGCTCAAGACCGTCAGCGCCATCCGCCTGATGGGCGCCGAATGCATCATCAGCGGCATCCGGCCGCAGATCGCGCAGACCATCGTGCACCTGGGCATCGACCTGCAGGGCATCGCGTCCAAGTCGAGCCTGGCCGACGCGCTGGCGATGGCGCTGGCGCAGACCGGCTACCGCATCACGCGCGACGGCGTCACTGAACGCAGGGCGCTCGCCAGCTGA
- a CDS encoding UxaA family hydrolase — protein MNTTAVAEAPPVKLMKGPVIRLHADDNVVVARVDVPIGLRVDSEGFTTRSQVPAGYKIAARAIRKGEPILKYAVTVGFANADIEPGTMVHSHNTEFREFDRDYAHASQYKPVQLLPEHERATFQGYVRPDGRVGTRNFIGILATVNCSATVVKKIAEWFTPERLAEYPNVDGVVAFAHGIGCGMEMTGEPMQMLRRTMAGYARHPNLAGALVIGLGCERNQLRGLMEEQGLEAGPNLHTFVMQETGGTRKTIEAGVEAVKALLPEANKVRRQTVSASHLTVGLQCGGSDGFSSITANPALGAAVDILARHGGTGILSETPEIYGVEHTLTRRAASREVGEKLVERIRWWKEEYSVGRDVQINGKVSPGNQMGGLANIFEKSLGSSMKGGTGPLMAVYRYAEPVTTKGFVFMDTPGFDPVSATGQIAGGANLIAFTTGRGSMFGSKPAPCIKLATNTPMFSRLEEDMDINCGEILDGTATLQEMGQRIFELFLRTASGERSKSELLGLGDHEFVPWQVGVMS, from the coding sequence ATGAACACCACCGCCGTCGCCGAAGCGCCGCCCGTGAAGCTGATGAAGGGGCCGGTGATCCGCCTGCATGCCGACGACAACGTGGTCGTCGCGCGCGTCGACGTGCCGATCGGCCTGCGCGTGGACAGTGAAGGATTCACCACCCGCAGCCAGGTGCCCGCCGGCTACAAGATCGCCGCCCGCGCGATCCGCAAGGGCGAACCGATCCTGAAGTACGCGGTCACCGTCGGCTTCGCGAACGCGGACATCGAGCCCGGCACGATGGTCCACAGCCACAACACCGAGTTCCGCGAGTTCGACCGCGACTACGCGCACGCCAGCCAGTACAAGCCGGTGCAGCTGCTGCCCGAGCACGAGCGCGCCACCTTCCAGGGCTACGTGCGCCCGGACGGCCGCGTGGGCACGCGCAACTTCATCGGCATCCTGGCGACGGTCAACTGCTCGGCGACGGTGGTCAAGAAGATCGCCGAGTGGTTCACGCCCGAGCGGCTGGCCGAGTACCCGAACGTGGACGGTGTCGTCGCCTTCGCGCACGGCATCGGCTGCGGCATGGAGATGACCGGCGAGCCGATGCAGATGCTGCGCCGGACGATGGCCGGCTACGCGCGCCATCCCAACCTGGCGGGTGCGCTCGTCATCGGCCTGGGCTGCGAGCGCAACCAGCTGCGCGGCCTGATGGAAGAACAGGGCCTGGAAGCCGGCCCCAACCTGCACACCTTCGTGATGCAGGAAACGGGCGGCACGCGCAAGACCATCGAAGCAGGCGTCGAAGCCGTCAAGGCGCTGCTGCCCGAAGCGAACAAGGTGCGCCGCCAGACCGTGTCGGCCAGCCACCTGACCGTCGGCCTGCAGTGCGGTGGCTCCGATGGCTTCTCGTCCATCACCGCCAACCCGGCGCTGGGCGCGGCTGTCGACATCCTCGCGCGCCACGGCGGCACCGGCATCCTGTCGGAGACGCCCGAGATCTACGGTGTCGAGCACACGCTCACGCGCCGCGCTGCCAGCCGCGAGGTCGGCGAGAAGCTGGTCGAGCGCATCCGCTGGTGGAAGGAGGAGTACTCCGTCGGCCGCGACGTGCAGATCAACGGCAAGGTGAGCCCCGGCAACCAGATGGGCGGCCTGGCCAACATCTTCGAGAAGTCACTCGGGTCGTCGATGAAGGGCGGCACGGGTCCGCTGATGGCCGTGTACCGCTACGCCGAGCCGGTGACCACCAAGGGCTTCGTGTTCATGGACACGCCCGGCTTCGACCCGGTGTCGGCCACGGGGCAGATCGCCGGCGGCGCGAACCTGATCGCGTTCACCACCGGCCGCGGCTCGATGTTCGGCTCCAAGCCGGCGCCTTGCATCAAGCTGGCGACCAACACGCCGATGTTCAGCCGCCTCGAGGAGGACATGGACATCAACTGCGGCGAGATCCTCGACGGCACCGCCACGCTGCAGGAGATGGGCCAGCGCATCTTCGAGCTGTTCCTGCGCACTGCGTCGGGCGAGCGCTCCAAGAGCGAGCTGCTCGGCCTGGGCGACCACGAGTTCGTGCCCTGGCAGGTCGGCGTGATGAGCTGA
- a CDS encoding Ldh family oxidoreductase has translation MTTASPARFDATELERFATLLLRHAGLDDDKAGAVGSVLVEGDLLGHDTHGLQLLPTYLAELEAGRMTATGEPDVLADAGVVQAWDGKRLPGPWLTLRAIDVATRSARTHGTGIVNIRRSHHIAALAPYARRVAEQGLLLQLMSSAPAGGSVAPFGGTKALFSPSPIGVGIPTTGAPVLVDVSTSITTNGLTGRLAREGRKLPGAWLIDEHGAPTDDPAVLVAPRTGTILPLGGTDTGHKGYGLSLMVEAFTAGLAGQGRSDPGARWGATVFVQVLDPAFFNGEDALREQMDWIAQQCRANPPVRDGAPVRLPGERAQQLLAAQRAQGVEIAAPVLDALAPWAQRAGVTLPATR, from the coding sequence ATGACGACCGCCAGCCCCGCGCGATTCGACGCGACCGAGCTCGAACGCTTCGCCACCCTCCTCCTGCGCCACGCCGGGCTCGACGACGACAAGGCCGGCGCCGTCGGCAGCGTCCTCGTCGAAGGCGACCTCCTGGGCCACGACACCCACGGCCTGCAGTTGCTGCCCACGTACCTCGCCGAACTGGAGGCCGGGCGCATGACCGCCACCGGCGAACCGGACGTGCTGGCGGATGCCGGCGTGGTGCAGGCCTGGGACGGCAAGCGGCTACCGGGGCCGTGGCTCACGCTGCGCGCGATCGACGTCGCAACGCGCTCCGCCCGGACCCACGGCACGGGCATCGTGAACATCCGCCGCAGCCACCACATCGCCGCCCTCGCCCCGTATGCGCGCCGGGTCGCCGAACAAGGCCTGCTGCTCCAGCTGATGTCCTCGGCACCCGCGGGCGGCAGCGTCGCCCCGTTCGGCGGCACCAAGGCGCTCTTCTCGCCCAGCCCGATCGGCGTCGGCATCCCGACCACCGGCGCGCCCGTGCTGGTCGACGTGTCGACGTCCATCACCACCAACGGGCTCACCGGCCGGCTCGCGCGCGAAGGCCGCAAGCTGCCCGGCGCCTGGCTGATCGACGAGCACGGCGCGCCCACCGACGACCCGGCGGTGCTGGTCGCGCCACGCACCGGCACCATCCTGCCGCTCGGTGGCACCGACACCGGCCACAAGGGCTACGGGCTGTCGCTGATGGTGGAAGCGTTCACGGCGGGCCTCGCCGGCCAGGGCCGCTCGGACCCCGGCGCGCGCTGGGGCGCCACCGTGTTCGTGCAGGTGCTCGACCCCGCCTTCTTCAACGGCGAGGACGCGCTGCGCGAGCAGATGGACTGGATCGCGCAGCAGTGCCGCGCGAACCCGCCGGTGCGCGACGGCGCGCCGGTGCGGCTGCCGGGCGAGCGCGCGCAGCAGTTGCTGGCGGCGCAGCGCGCGCAGGGCGTCGAGATTGCCGCGCCCGTGCTGGACGCGCTGGCCCCGTGGGCGCAGCGCGCCGGCGTCACGTTGCCGGCGACGCGCTGA
- a CDS encoding sensor histidine kinase, with protein sequence MADLDAEALRQQLESLQAELDETNRGVVALYAELDAQAEQLRQATELKSRFLAYMSHEFRTPISSIRSLTRLLLDRVDGPLTSEQEKQVLFIQQQATEFAEMVDDLLDLAKVEAGRVEISPAWFEMVDLFSALRGMFKPVLTNPDVNLVFEEPGDVPKLYTDDRKLSQVLRNFISNALKFTHKGEVRVAVRRHGEGHVTFSVTDTGIGIAPEYQPTLFEDFTQVNSPMQKKLRGTGLGLSLSKKLAELLGGTVSLESEPGHGSTFSVTIPAVLQGAAPPPP encoded by the coding sequence ATGGCCGACCTTGACGCCGAAGCACTGCGCCAGCAGCTGGAGTCGCTGCAGGCCGAACTCGACGAGACCAACCGCGGCGTCGTGGCGCTGTACGCGGAACTCGACGCCCAGGCCGAGCAGTTGCGCCAGGCCACCGAGCTCAAGAGCCGGTTCCTGGCCTACATGAGCCACGAGTTCCGCACGCCCATCAGCTCGATCCGCAGCCTCACGCGGCTGCTGCTGGACCGCGTCGACGGGCCGCTGACCAGCGAGCAGGAGAAGCAGGTCCTGTTCATCCAGCAGCAGGCCACCGAGTTCGCCGAAATGGTGGACGACCTGCTGGACCTGGCCAAGGTGGAGGCCGGCCGAGTCGAGATCTCGCCGGCGTGGTTCGAGATGGTCGACCTGTTCTCGGCCCTGCGCGGCATGTTCAAGCCGGTGCTGACGAACCCGGACGTGAACCTCGTGTTCGAGGAACCCGGGGACGTGCCCAAGCTGTACACCGACGACCGCAAGCTGTCGCAGGTGCTGCGCAACTTCATCTCCAACGCGCTGAAGTTCACGCACAAGGGCGAGGTGCGCGTGGCGGTGCGCCGCCACGGTGAGGGGCACGTCACCTTCAGCGTCACGGACACCGGCATCGGCATCGCGCCGGAGTACCAGCCCACGCTGTTCGAGGACTTCACGCAGGTCAACTCGCCGATGCAGAAGAAGCTGCGCGGCACCGGCCTGGGCCTGTCGTTGAGCAAGAAGCTGGCGGAGCTGCTGGGCGGCACCGTCAGCCTGGAGAGCGAGCCCGGCC
- a CDS encoding anti-sigma regulatory factor, producing MAAEPNGELPLRTEADIVASRQVVRQLTVALKFSLVDQTKMITAASELSRNTVVHGGGGRMRWATIEDGLRRGLRLDFEDEGPGIADVNLALTDGWTSGGGMGLGLPGSKRLVHEFSLRSEPGKGTCVTITRWK from the coding sequence TTGGCCGCTGAACCCAACGGCGAACTGCCGCTGCGCACCGAGGCGGACATCGTCGCCAGCCGGCAGGTGGTGCGCCAGCTCACCGTGGCGCTGAAGTTCTCCCTGGTCGACCAGACCAAGATGATCACGGCGGCCAGCGAGCTGTCGCGCAACACCGTCGTGCACGGTGGCGGCGGGCGCATGCGCTGGGCCACCATCGAGGACGGCCTGCGGCGCGGCCTGCGGCTGGACTTCGAGGACGAAGGGCCCGGCATCGCCGACGTCAACCTGGCGCTCACCGACGGCTGGACCTCCGGCGGCGGCATGGGCCTGGGGCTGCCGGGCAGCAAGCGTCTCGTGCACGAGTTCAGCCTGCGCTCGGAACCGGGCAAGGGCACGTGCGTGACCATCACCCGATGGAAGTGA
- a CDS encoding response regulator: MQWRANHSVLVVDDNDAGRYAISHALRTAGFRTVEARSGAQALELAGYVSAVVLDVHLPDVHGFEVCRLIREREPNVPVVHVSAVYVEEPSRAAGLAAGAAAYFVRPVDPAALTHMLEHVLGRDDEAPLH, translated from the coding sequence ATGCAATGGCGCGCCAACCACAGTGTCCTCGTCGTCGACGACAACGACGCCGGCCGCTATGCCATCAGCCATGCATTGCGCACTGCCGGCTTTCGTACGGTGGAAGCCCGCTCCGGCGCCCAGGCACTGGAACTCGCCGGCTACGTGTCGGCCGTCGTGCTCGACGTGCACCTGCCCGACGTGCATGGCTTCGAGGTCTGCCGCCTGATCCGCGAGCGCGAGCCCAACGTGCCGGTGGTGCACGTGTCCGCCGTGTACGTCGAGGAACCGTCCCGCGCCGCCGGCCTGGCCGCTGGCGCCGCCGCCTACTTCGTGCGGCCGGTCGACCCCGCGGCGCTCACCCACATGCTGGAACACGTCCTTGGCCGGGACGACGAGGCGCCGCTGCATTGA